The following are encoded together in the Planctobacterium marinum genome:
- the tssF gene encoding type VI secretion system baseplate subunit TssF, translated as MSNSRDQLTDYFKSELAELRSDALEFARDYPAIADELALNQGKSRDPHIELLLQSFAWMTSRLRQNMEAETKQLPAILLQQLYPQLVSSIPSMAIMECDVDGFSADFDNGYLFNGQRQFEPINVTGKTEATARLNQCRFSSCHPVNLWPLKVNSIAKFPINQEDYIRNHFKTGQSIIDINLVPSPEAAADGLMMKKPLRFFINLDDNAKHQFYNVLAKGFVGAVVYDANNERVATLGKDNLKFCGYEDDERTMPCTNQQDLGYSLLFDYFHFPEKFLFFEVDGMEQVQFNQSLRLMLVFDEPVPKNINLSRNSLKLNCIPVVNLFKKTSEPLPLTHKDYRYKLFPSRENYDCLEIYRVDKVFSMNRRGESKELQPYFSIVRSDHKDSDFRWLAQTEASHKTKTPGTETWLSVFSEAFVRDVPIGETLYAETLCCNRTWSELFNIGQEFSVIGSSPIKSAKLLTRPTRYRSQKANSEHMWKVLSHLSLYYVSLTDPKLAQDSLTSILNLYAGKDNNVAQRQIESIENFTAENDMFPVQKSGWRGYYHGVNFKLTLYGRKFEGSSMILFGSVLNQFLALFAHINSFVRLELMVGNKKVYQWKPLSGHKYLA; from the coding sequence ATGAGCAACTCACGAGATCAACTAACAGATTATTTTAAATCTGAGCTGGCTGAATTGCGCAGTGACGCCTTAGAGTTTGCCCGCGATTATCCCGCCATTGCAGACGAACTGGCGCTTAACCAAGGCAAATCCAGAGATCCGCACATTGAGCTACTGTTGCAATCTTTCGCTTGGATGACCAGTCGCCTGCGCCAAAATATGGAAGCAGAGACTAAACAGCTTCCAGCGATTCTATTGCAACAACTCTACCCTCAGCTTGTATCATCAATTCCCTCCATGGCGATCATGGAATGCGATGTTGATGGTTTTTCTGCCGATTTTGACAACGGCTATTTGTTCAATGGCCAACGTCAATTTGAACCCATAAACGTCACCGGTAAAACGGAAGCGACCGCACGTTTAAACCAGTGCCGTTTTTCTTCCTGTCATCCCGTTAACTTGTGGCCTCTCAAGGTTAACAGTATTGCTAAGTTTCCCATAAATCAGGAAGACTACATTCGCAATCACTTTAAAACTGGCCAATCAATTATTGATATTAACCTGGTGCCTTCACCAGAGGCGGCAGCAGATGGCTTGATGATGAAAAAGCCGCTGCGTTTTTTCATTAATCTCGATGATAACGCCAAGCACCAGTTTTATAATGTCCTTGCCAAAGGTTTTGTCGGTGCCGTTGTATACGACGCTAATAATGAACGGGTGGCAACGCTGGGCAAGGACAACCTCAAATTCTGTGGCTATGAAGACGACGAACGCACTATGCCTTGCACAAATCAGCAAGACTTAGGTTATTCACTGTTATTTGACTACTTCCACTTCCCAGAAAAATTCTTGTTTTTCGAAGTGGATGGTATGGAGCAAGTACAGTTCAATCAATCTCTGCGTTTGATGCTGGTATTTGATGAGCCGGTTCCAAAGAATATCAACCTGTCGCGCAACAGTTTAAAACTCAACTGTATACCTGTGGTAAATCTGTTTAAGAAGACCTCTGAACCATTACCGCTTACTCACAAAGACTATCGTTACAAGCTGTTCCCCAGCAGAGAAAACTACGACTGTCTTGAGATATATCGCGTTGACAAAGTGTTTTCCATGAATCGCCGCGGCGAATCTAAAGAACTACAACCTTATTTTTCTATTGTAAGAAGTGATCACAAAGATTCAGACTTTCGCTGGTTAGCGCAAACAGAGGCCAGCCACAAAACCAAGACACCCGGCACGGAAACCTGGTTGTCGGTATTTAGTGAAGCCTTTGTAAGAGACGTGCCCATAGGCGAAACGCTTTACGCAGAGACACTTTGCTGTAATCGCACCTGGAGTGAACTATTTAATATTGGACAGGAGTTCTCGGTTATTGGCAGTTCACCGATTAAGTCGGCCAAACTACTTACCCGCCCTACCCGATATCGCTCGCAAAAGGCCAACTCAGAACACATGTGGAAGGTGCTTTCTCACCTGTCCTTGTACTATGTGTCCTTAACTGACCCCAAACTAGCACAAGACTCACTGACGTCTATTCTTAACCTTTATGCCGGCAAAGACAACAACGTTGCACAGCGCCAAATCGAGAGCATTGAAAATTTTACAGCTGAAAATGATATGTTTCCGGTTCAAAAAAGTGGTTGGCGAGGCTACTATCATGGCGTTAACTTCAAACTCACCCTATACGGTCGTAAGTTTGAAGGCAGCAGCATGATTTTATTCGGCTCTGTATTAAACCAGTTTTTGGCATTGTTTGCCCATATCAACTCGTTCGTCCGACTGGAATTAATGGTCGGCAATAAGAAGGTTTATCAGTGGAAACCCCTGAGCGGTCACAAATATCTTGCCTAG
- a CDS encoding GPW/gp25 family protein: protein MRRFLFDRLCQPDLKMPEDTFGKMSVLRESIREELQRLVSGRSWFDGVRKGHKGEKSILNFGIDSPVDYAANSQDSTLLMEQVLEMVKNYEPRIINPKVSLTGNKNPLSPKRIAVSGQIKVADVREDFSHTLSVAGVK from the coding sequence ATGCGTCGCTTTCTCTTTGATCGGCTTTGTCAGCCTGACCTCAAAATGCCAGAGGATACCTTTGGCAAAATGAGTGTCCTGCGGGAGTCGATCAGAGAGGAGCTTCAACGTTTAGTATCGGGTCGTTCTTGGTTTGATGGCGTTAGAAAAGGTCATAAAGGTGAGAAATCGATACTTAACTTTGGCATTGATAGTCCGGTAGACTACGCAGCTAACAGTCAAGACAGTACCCTGCTGATGGAGCAAGTACTCGAAATGGTTAAGAACTACGAGCCACGAATTATCAATCCCAAAGTTAGCCTGACAGGCAACAAAAATCCGCTAAGTCCTAAGAGAATAGCGGTATCAGGTCAAATTAAAGTAGCAGATGTAAGAGAGGACTTTAGTCATACCCTGAGCGTCGCTGGAGTTAAGTAA
- a CDS encoding Hcp family type VI secretion system effector, which translates to MDLVLLKPGLEDLAGASLIDGELVDAGDDLSGCIELVSMHFGMKQQMTTDVSNAARTSGRPNLNDITAVKYLDKTSPLLYKHCLSAAPIDDGSEPTQIFLCRNANMDGDGNSIIGNIMTVKLYNCMISSVEAQSHPNDMATEQITLNFTDIEWTTSHQDSQAQITGSFVYSWSVARNRGPM; encoded by the coding sequence ATGGATTTAGTATTATTAAAACCAGGTTTGGAAGACCTTGCTGGCGCCAGCTTAATTGATGGTGAGCTGGTAGACGCAGGTGATGATCTGTCGGGTTGTATTGAACTGGTATCCATGCACTTCGGCATGAAACAGCAAATGACAACCGACGTGAGTAACGCAGCGCGTACATCAGGTCGTCCAAACTTAAATGATATTACGGCGGTTAAGTACCTGGATAAAACATCTCCGCTTTTGTACAAGCATTGCTTGTCAGCAGCGCCGATTGATGACGGTTCTGAGCCGACTCAAATCTTCCTTTGCCGCAACGCAAATATGGATGGTGACGGTAACTCAATCATCGGTAATATCATGACCGTTAAACTGTATAACTGCATGATCAGTTCAGTAGAAGCCCAGTCACATCCAAATGACATGGCTACTGAGCAAATCACGCTTAACTTTACCGATATCGAGTGGACGACTTCGCATCAAGACAGTCAAGCTCAGATCACCGGTAGCTTTGTATACAGCTGGAGCGTGGCGCGTAACAGAGGACCAATGTAA
- the tssC gene encoding type VI secretion system contractile sheath large subunit, with translation MSNSIQHKLSRVRPPRVQITYDVETGGALEKKEIPFIVGVIAPLSAKSDKVLPPLRDRKMVQIDRDNFNKVLESIEPRVKFSVPNTLPDESGELSVNVPFMHIDDFDPVVVVQRVPKLNAIYLERSRLRDFMAKLDGNDGLNGILSELLSDSEKGDALKASVAGAKEAVETARTERAAGKIDQAAYEAAVLEAYAAELEDGQTMARMLSEGQMILEDAQKPYAVELIAEYVEQIMVKDDLIPTGDNPDYNHGGMLTHRIAEKDVTISKQLNLIIHHDDFQTLEGSWRGLHFLVMNTETNNKLKIRLLNVSYEDLFKDLDKAVEFDQSALFKIIYEEEYGTFGGEPYSVLLGDFEFGRTARDIKFLEMISGVAAAAHAPFIASAYAKLFDMDDFSNLYKPRDLSKLFESAELIQWRAFRESEDSRYVTLTLPKVMMRLPYHHENNPVEGIYFDEDVAVTLVDTDEDGNSTEKTLKQVDARKILWSNPAYILGQRITNAFSLHGWTAAIRGVEGGGLVEGLPAYTFETESGDVELNCPTQVAITDRREKELNDLGFMAICHCKGTNKAAFFGGQSTNKPKMYLTDSATANARISSMLPYVMSASRFAHYIKVIMREKIGSFMTRQNVENYLNTWIAQYVLLDDTPPQHIKAKYPLREARIDVTDVPGKPGAYRATVFLKPHFQLEELSTSIRLVADLPS, from the coding sequence ATGTCGAATAGCATACAACATAAACTAAGCAGGGTTCGCCCACCTCGGGTACAAATTACCTATGACGTAGAAACGGGCGGCGCGTTGGAGAAAAAGGAGATCCCATTTATCGTGGGTGTTATTGCTCCTCTTTCTGCAAAATCTGATAAAGTTTTACCCCCTCTCAGGGACCGTAAAATGGTTCAGATTGATCGCGATAACTTCAACAAGGTACTTGAGTCAATCGAACCTCGAGTGAAATTCAGTGTACCGAATACACTTCCAGACGAGTCAGGCGAATTGTCTGTTAATGTGCCTTTCATGCACATCGACGACTTTGATCCTGTAGTCGTTGTTCAACGAGTACCTAAACTCAATGCAATCTACCTTGAGCGTAGCCGCTTGCGTGACTTTATGGCTAAGTTGGATGGTAACGATGGCCTTAATGGCATCCTGTCAGAACTGTTATCAGATTCTGAAAAAGGCGATGCGTTAAAAGCTTCAGTTGCTGGTGCCAAAGAAGCTGTAGAGACTGCTCGCACTGAGCGTGCAGCGGGCAAAATTGACCAGGCAGCTTATGAGGCTGCGGTTCTAGAAGCATACGCTGCAGAACTAGAAGACGGTCAAACCATGGCTCGCATGCTAAGCGAAGGCCAGATGATTCTTGAAGATGCTCAAAAACCCTATGCAGTTGAACTGATTGCAGAATATGTTGAGCAAATCATGGTGAAAGACGATTTGATCCCAACAGGTGACAATCCGGATTACAACCATGGTGGTATGTTGACTCATCGTATCGCTGAAAAAGATGTCACTATCAGCAAGCAACTTAACCTAATCATTCATCACGATGATTTTCAGACGCTGGAAGGCAGCTGGAGAGGTTTGCACTTTCTGGTAATGAACACAGAAACTAACAACAAGCTTAAAATCCGCCTGTTGAACGTGTCTTATGAGGATTTGTTCAAAGATTTGGATAAAGCGGTTGAGTTTGACCAAAGCGCCCTATTCAAAATCATTTATGAAGAAGAATACGGTACCTTCGGTGGCGAACCCTACAGCGTATTGTTAGGTGACTTTGAATTTGGTCGTACTGCACGCGACATTAAATTCCTGGAAATGATTTCAGGTGTTGCTGCTGCAGCTCACGCACCATTCATTGCATCAGCTTATGCGAAATTATTCGATATGGATGATTTCTCAAACCTTTACAAACCTCGCGACTTAAGCAAGTTATTTGAGAGTGCTGAATTAATTCAATGGCGCGCATTCCGCGAAAGTGAAGATTCTCGCTACGTAACACTAACCTTGCCTAAAGTTATGATGCGTCTGCCGTACCATCATGAAAACAACCCGGTTGAAGGCATTTACTTCGATGAAGATGTCGCAGTAACCCTGGTCGATACCGACGAAGATGGCAACTCAACAGAGAAGACGCTTAAGCAAGTAGACGCCCGTAAGATTTTGTGGAGTAACCCCGCCTATATCTTAGGTCAGCGTATTACAAATGCGTTCTCCCTACACGGCTGGACAGCTGCTATTCGCGGTGTTGAAGGTGGTGGTTTGGTAGAAGGTTTACCTGCTTACACATTTGAAACCGAAAGCGGCGACGTCGAATTGAACTGCCCTACTCAGGTAGCTATCACCGACCGTCGTGAGAAAGAGCTTAACGACTTAGGCTTTATGGCAATTTGTCACTGTAAGGGCACTAATAAGGCTGCATTCTTTGGTGGACAAAGCACCAACAAACCTAAGATGTATCTGACTGATTCAGCCACTGCGAATGCGCGCATCTCATCAATGCTGCCATACGTAATGTCTGCATCGCGATTTGCTCATTACATCAAAGTCATCATGCGTGAAAAGATCGGTAGCTTCATGACGCGACAAAACGTTGAGAACTATCTAAACACCTGGATCGCACAATACGTACTGCTAGACGATACGCCGCCCCAGCACATTAAGGCTAAGTATCCGTTACGTGAAGCACGTATCGATGTAACTGATGTACCAGGAAAGCCAGGCGCCTACAGAGCGACAGTATTCCTGAAACCCCATTTTCAGTTAGAAGAACTATCCACGTCGATTCGACTGGTTGCAGATCTTCCTTCCTGA
- a CDS encoding sigma-54 dependent transcriptional regulator: MAELLGSGQVITRSYETISHDEVDTSIPIIWLVVVNEWEAIKSLDIRKYHGTNEQILYLVVDQKPQILPPYLSDNTVFWQAGASQLVDNLHYAEQRILQRQHFYPKELNDTFLRLNFYGRSPSFIKAVRLIKKVSFANTNVFIKGQTGTGKELTARAVHYMSDRANEAFVPINCGAFTDDLILSELFGHEKGAFTGAAKAKTGLLEIANRGTVFLDEVDSLSPKAQVALLRFLQDSEVRPVGGSDVKLVDVRIVAASNKDMKELIKAKDFREDLMYRLDVLQIPLPPLKKRGEDIQILAQHFLSTLSLQSNSEVKVFSANMITAMQAWNWDGNVRELENFVKRAWYLTEGFIISDTSLLTGSNGTDNDVINRINGDLDAFDGFQAAKEELIVQFERDYLTRILVKTEGNISKAARIAKKERRSFCRLMEKHGLERNQFST; encoded by the coding sequence GTGGCAGAGTTACTAGGTTCGGGACAAGTTATTACCCGTTCATATGAAACAATTAGTCACGATGAGGTAGATACCAGCATTCCTATCATTTGGCTCGTTGTGGTCAATGAATGGGAGGCCATCAAATCCTTGGATATTCGTAAGTACCACGGGACTAACGAACAGATATTGTATTTAGTCGTAGACCAAAAGCCTCAGATTTTGCCGCCATACTTGAGCGACAACACGGTTTTTTGGCAAGCAGGTGCGAGTCAGCTAGTCGACAATCTTCATTACGCCGAACAGCGTATTTTGCAAAGACAGCATTTTTATCCTAAAGAATTAAATGACACATTTTTGCGTCTTAATTTTTATGGCCGTTCCCCTTCCTTTATTAAAGCCGTTCGCCTGATAAAGAAGGTTTCTTTTGCCAATACCAATGTTTTTATTAAAGGGCAAACCGGTACCGGTAAGGAATTGACGGCCCGCGCAGTACATTATATGAGCGACCGCGCCAATGAAGCCTTTGTACCTATCAACTGTGGTGCGTTTACTGATGACCTTATTCTAAGCGAGCTATTCGGTCACGAGAAAGGCGCCTTTACTGGTGCAGCTAAAGCAAAAACAGGTTTACTGGAAATTGCCAATCGCGGCACGGTATTTCTCGATGAGGTTGACAGTTTATCTCCAAAAGCTCAGGTTGCTTTGTTAAGGTTCTTACAAGACAGTGAAGTACGCCCTGTCGGTGGCAGTGATGTTAAACTAGTAGACGTGCGTATTGTTGCGGCCAGTAACAAGGACATGAAAGAGCTCATTAAGGCGAAAGACTTCCGAGAAGACTTAATGTATCGCCTTGACGTATTGCAAATCCCTTTACCTCCTCTGAAGAAACGCGGAGAAGATATTCAAATTCTGGCACAACACTTTTTGTCTACTCTTAGCTTGCAAAGCAACAGTGAAGTTAAGGTATTTTCAGCTAATATGATCACCGCAATGCAAGCCTGGAATTGGGATGGTAATGTTCGAGAGCTGGAAAACTTCGTTAAACGGGCTTGGTATCTGACCGAAGGATTCATTATTTCCGATACCTCCCTGCTCACCGGGTCCAATGGCACAGACAACGACGTAATAAATCGTATCAATGGTGATCTTGATGCCTTCGATGGTTTTCAAGCCGCCAAAGAAGAACTTATCGTGCAGTTCGAGAGAGATTACCTGACCCGAATCCTCGTGAAAACAGAGGGTAACATATCTAAAGCCGCTCGTATCGCCAAAAAAGAACGTCGTTCTTTTTGCCGACTGATGGAAAAGCACGGTCTGGAACGCAATCAGTTTTCCACCTGA
- a CDS encoding peroxiredoxin-like family protein, which translates to MSPLAEQLKQYKSSFDASTPADILETINRSISLFQSNSVCSSCLPIGSEFPGFNLRSLSGEMVSSETLLANGPLVIVFIRGGWCPYCILEMQAWQRHYKASFDSFNIVAISPELPEYTSQVKQDNNIGFPILIDENMDYAERLGLIWQLDEEMKALLLKWNIDLTERTQEKQFQLPVPATFVIAQDHTIHFRFIEEDYTLRAEPAEVLKIYDKLQKVDN; encoded by the coding sequence ATGTCACCACTAGCTGAGCAGCTCAAGCAATACAAAAGCTCATTTGATGCATCCACACCAGCAGATATTCTGGAAACCATAAATCGCAGTATTTCTCTGTTTCAATCTAACTCGGTGTGCAGTAGTTGCCTTCCAATAGGCTCTGAGTTTCCGGGCTTTAACTTGAGGTCTCTGTCAGGTGAAATGGTCTCCAGCGAGACGCTGCTTGCCAATGGACCACTAGTGATCGTGTTTATACGAGGTGGATGGTGTCCCTATTGCATCCTGGAGATGCAGGCCTGGCAACGTCATTATAAGGCATCATTTGATAGCTTTAACATTGTGGCTATTTCACCAGAGCTACCAGAGTATACGAGTCAGGTTAAGCAAGATAACAACATAGGTTTCCCGATATTAATTGATGAAAACATGGATTACGCTGAAAGACTGGGCCTTATCTGGCAACTGGATGAGGAGATGAAAGCATTACTGCTGAAGTGGAATATCGATTTGACCGAGCGCACTCAAGAAAAACAGTTTCAATTGCCTGTGCCAGCAACCTTCGTCATTGCCCAGGATCACACAATTCATTTTCGATTCATAGAGGAAGACTACACCCTAAGGGCTGAGCCTGCTGAAGTGCTAAAAATCTACGATAAATTACAAAAAGTAGATAACTGA
- a CDS encoding endonuclease/exonuclease/phosphatase family protein, with translation MTETSKSLRIATFNIGLDQARQKGELKYKLENGGYAAAKKSAEIIQRINPDVLLINEIDGNDNGETLAQYLEKYLGKSQSDQPPLEYPYIYQPDCNTGVSSGVNFRGLENSIDNYGFGHYPGQYCMALLSRYPILDNDIHSFQNLLWKSMPDALLPKLNGKNWYSADGLNNFRLSSKNHVDVPILVNGKKVNLLISHPTPPVFDGDEDSNGKRNHDEIKFWQHYINGNSAWMRDDNGKKVNGLGPDSRFVILGDLNASTVEGDVTEHNGIRAITSLLHDPLMAEGFSELQKSHLIPKRNGNITESDENQYSQYHTAHWGMRADYVLPSRFGMKTLTSGVYWPDQSSPQSYLVTGSSNTPSSSDHRLVWLDLAIVE, from the coding sequence ATGACAGAAACATCTAAATCTTTGCGCATTGCCACCTTCAATATCGGACTTGACCAGGCAAGACAAAAAGGCGAACTAAAATACAAGCTAGAAAACGGAGGCTATGCTGCGGCGAAAAAATCCGCTGAAATTATCCAGCGCATTAATCCAGACGTATTACTGATAAACGAAATAGACGGGAATGATAATGGTGAGACACTAGCTCAGTACTTAGAAAAGTACCTTGGTAAATCCCAGTCTGATCAGCCGCCACTGGAATATCCTTATATTTACCAACCGGATTGTAATACCGGGGTTTCATCTGGAGTTAACTTTCGAGGACTTGAAAACTCGATTGATAACTACGGTTTTGGGCATTACCCCGGACAGTATTGCATGGCGCTTTTGTCAAGATATCCAATACTCGACAACGACATACATTCCTTTCAAAATCTGCTTTGGAAATCTATGCCCGATGCTTTGCTTCCGAAATTAAACGGTAAAAACTGGTATTCGGCTGACGGGTTAAACAACTTCAGATTGTCCTCCAAGAACCACGTAGACGTACCAATTTTAGTCAATGGTAAAAAGGTAAACTTGCTTATTTCTCACCCTACTCCACCTGTGTTTGACGGAGATGAAGATAGCAATGGCAAGAGAAACCACGATGAAATCAAGTTTTGGCAACATTATATCAATGGCAATTCTGCATGGATGCGAGATGATAACGGTAAAAAGGTTAACGGGTTAGGCCCAGATAGTCGATTTGTGATTTTAGGTGACTTAAATGCCTCGACCGTCGAAGGCGATGTTACTGAACATAATGGTATCAGAGCCATAACGTCTCTCTTGCACGACCCACTAATGGCAGAAGGGTTCTCAGAACTTCAAAAAAGTCATTTAATTCCGAAGCGTAACGGTAACATCACTGAATCTGACGAAAATCAATATAGTCAGTACCACACTGCTCACTGGGGAATGCGAGCAGACTATGTATTGCCATCACGATTTGGCATGAAAACATTAACAAGTGGTGTGTATTGGCCTGACCAATCTTCACCACAGAGCTACTTAGTAACAGGTAGCAGTAACACCCCAAGCAGTTCCGATCACAGACTTGTATGGTTGGATTTGGCAATAGTTGAATAA
- a CDS encoding putative RNA methyltransferase, translating to MTLELQSIYRCPICRLPLEQKQKSYKCGNNHSYDQAKEGYVNLLPVHKKRTKAPGDSKAMLLARRQFLNAGYYSFLLDEIGALINTLLESEHSRILDLGCGEGYYGYQLNNKRCVELTSLSYFGCDISKPAVQMAAKQHKQSQFCVASAADLPYLDNAFDFVLNVFAPYNETEIVRVTKEQGHFLLVGPGAGHLKELAQFVYSEVQPHQGNPTKNIHKSGLEKVSETTCSTKVEVTGQHLEALLMMTPYYWSIKEENKARLLALKSLMITFEFKLELLQPVSANGEVK from the coding sequence ATGACCTTGGAGTTACAGTCAATTTATCGATGTCCGATTTGTCGTTTACCACTAGAGCAGAAGCAAAAATCCTATAAATGCGGTAACAATCACAGCTACGATCAGGCCAAAGAAGGTTATGTAAACTTATTGCCTGTACATAAAAAACGCACAAAAGCACCGGGTGATAGTAAGGCAATGCTTTTGGCTCGGAGACAGTTTCTGAATGCGGGATATTATTCTTTTTTGCTGGATGAAATTGGCGCTCTCATCAATACCCTACTTGAATCTGAGCATAGTCGAATTTTGGATTTGGGGTGTGGGGAGGGTTACTACGGTTATCAGCTCAATAATAAGCGGTGCGTGGAGCTTACTTCTTTGAGTTATTTTGGATGCGACATTTCAAAGCCCGCGGTGCAAATGGCGGCTAAACAACACAAACAAAGCCAGTTTTGTGTCGCCAGTGCGGCTGATTTACCTTATCTTGATAATGCTTTTGATTTTGTTCTGAATGTTTTCGCGCCTTACAATGAAACTGAAATTGTAAGGGTAACGAAAGAGCAAGGCCATTTTTTGTTAGTGGGCCCCGGTGCCGGCCATTTAAAGGAACTCGCCCAATTTGTATATTCAGAGGTTCAACCACATCAGGGAAATCCCACTAAAAATATTCACAAAAGTGGACTGGAAAAGGTTTCAGAGACAACCTGCAGCACTAAAGTGGAAGTTACCGGGCAGCACCTGGAGGCTTTACTGATGATGACGCCTTATTACTGGAGCATAAAAGAAGAAAATAAAGCGCGTTTATTAGCTTTAAAATCTTTAATGATTACTTTTGAATTCAAGCTGGAATTATTGCAGCCAGTTTCTGCTAATGGAGAAGTAAAATGA
- a CDS encoding YceH family protein has product MIVQLDEIESRIIGVLLEKEITTPEQYPLSLNGLTVGCNQKSNREPVMQLSEIEVQSALDSLKEKRQIIEDNWGSRVSKYKHKFCNTEFGSLKFTPQQTAIVCLLLLRGAQTPGELRTRSGRLAEFTDVNEVENTLQSLMDFNQEQLVEKLPREPGKRESRYRQCFSDAPQNGVASFAEPSSIEQTEAPQTSPTEAELVERVSMLESQVEYLTKELTELKSSLGE; this is encoded by the coding sequence ATGATCGTTCAACTCGATGAAATAGAAAGCCGTATCATTGGTGTTTTGTTGGAAAAAGAAATCACCACACCGGAACAATATCCTCTCTCTTTAAATGGCTTAACGGTTGGTTGCAATCAAAAAAGCAATCGAGAGCCGGTAATGCAACTTTCCGAAATTGAAGTGCAGTCTGCCTTGGATTCTCTAAAAGAAAAAAGACAAATCATCGAAGATAACTGGGGCAGTCGGGTAAGCAAATATAAGCACAAGTTTTGTAACACCGAGTTTGGCAGTCTGAAATTCACACCTCAACAAACAGCGATTGTTTGTTTACTTCTACTCAGAGGAGCTCAAACACCAGGGGAGCTGAGAACCCGTAGTGGCAGACTTGCAGAATTTACTGACGTAAACGAAGTAGAAAATACACTGCAATCCTTGATGGATTTTAATCAGGAACAACTTGTCGAAAAGTTACCCAGGGAGCCAGGTAAAAGGGAAAGCCGGTACAGGCAGTGCTTTAGCGATGCTCCTCAAAACGGTGTGGCTTCCTTTGCAGAGCCATCATCCATTGAACAAACTGAAGCACCACAAACGAGCCCGACCGAAGCTGAATTGGTTGAACGAGTCAGTATGTTGGAGAGCCAGGTTGAGTATCTAACTAAAGAACTCACTGAACTAAAGAGTTCGTTAGGGGAGTGA
- a CDS encoding helix-turn-helix transcriptional regulator → MDKEEKFNPERLRNMRKEAGITQKQLGDILGLSRETVLHIENGAPGSIDTLEIHVIKNWYIACEDKLCPLTKKEWAEYIKSFFDIQ, encoded by the coding sequence TTGGATAAAGAAGAAAAATTTAACCCCGAGCGCTTGCGAAATATGCGCAAGGAAGCGGGGATTACACAAAAACAATTAGGGGATATCTTGGGATTAAGTCGCGAAACCGTGCTTCATATTGAGAATGGCGCGCCGGGTTCTATCGACACCTTAGAGATTCATGTTATCAAAAACTGGTACATTGCCTGCGAGGATAAGCTTTGTCCTCTCACTAAAAAGGAATGGGCGGAGTACATCAAGTCATTTTTCGATATTCAGTAA